From Candidatus Sphingomonas colombiensis, one genomic window encodes:
- a CDS encoding fatty acyl-AMP ligase, protein MTTLDPTATHDALPRRFADFATLGEALDYAAQGTRGLNFHDARGTLNRAYPFAELQQDAKAAAWRLMAAGITPGDRVALVAETGAEFAALFFGTVYAGAWPVPLPLPTSFGGKESYIDQLSVQLSSCDPVMLIYPPELAGMAGAAAEGCGVRGVDWSDLLATEAVPVALPQANGDDIAYLQYSSGSTRFPHGVAITHHALLNNLAAHAHGMELIDSDRCISWLPWYHDMGLVGCFLSPIANQVSTDYLKTEDFARRPLAWLDMVSRNQGTSISYSPTFGYDICARRISSQTRASDRFDLSRWRLAGNGADMIRPDVMQDFVDAFADAGFKASAFLPSYGLAEATLAVSIMPPGEGIRVELVEETQLSGVPAGQDRPQRYRAIVNCGKPVRDMAIEIREEDGTPLPERAIGKVWCAGPSVMVGYFRDADATEACMKDGWLDTGDMGYMSDGYIYIVGRAKDMIIVNGRNHWPQDIEWAVEQLPGFKQGDIAAFAITTPGGEETPAVLVQCRTSDDAERSRLRDEIRDRVRAVTGMNCVIELIPPRTLPRTSSGKLSRAKARNLYLSGEIKPYAIAA, encoded by the coding sequence ATGACTACCCTGGATCCGACCGCCACGCACGACGCGTTGCCACGCCGCTTCGCGGATTTCGCGACGCTGGGCGAAGCGCTGGACTATGCGGCGCAGGGTACGCGCGGCCTGAATTTTCACGACGCACGGGGCACGTTGAACCGCGCTTATCCCTTCGCGGAGCTGCAACAGGACGCGAAGGCGGCGGCGTGGCGGCTGATGGCGGCCGGAATAACGCCGGGTGACCGCGTTGCGCTCGTCGCGGAAACCGGGGCCGAGTTCGCCGCCCTGTTTTTCGGCACCGTCTATGCCGGTGCATGGCCGGTGCCGCTCCCGTTGCCCACGTCGTTCGGGGGCAAGGAATCCTATATCGACCAGCTCAGCGTCCAGCTTTCGAGCTGTGATCCGGTAATGCTGATCTATCCGCCAGAGCTTGCCGGCATGGCGGGCGCGGCGGCAGAGGGCTGCGGCGTGCGCGGTGTCGACTGGAGCGACCTGCTCGCGACGGAGGCTGTGCCCGTCGCGCTCCCGCAAGCGAACGGCGACGATATCGCCTATCTGCAATATTCCAGCGGCTCGACACGTTTTCCGCACGGCGTCGCGATCACGCATCACGCGTTGCTCAACAATCTCGCGGCGCACGCGCATGGCATGGAACTGATCGACAGCGATCGCTGCATCTCGTGGCTGCCATGGTATCATGACATGGGGCTGGTCGGCTGCTTCCTGTCGCCGATCGCGAACCAGGTTTCGACCGATTATCTGAAAACCGAGGATTTCGCGCGCCGTCCGCTGGCATGGCTGGATATGGTCAGCCGCAATCAGGGCACTTCGATCAGCTATTCGCCGACCTTCGGCTATGACATTTGCGCCCGCCGCATCTCCAGCCAGACGCGTGCATCGGATCGCTTCGATCTGTCGCGCTGGCGCCTCGCCGGCAATGGCGCGGACATGATCCGGCCGGATGTGATGCAGGATTTCGTCGACGCCTTCGCCGATGCCGGCTTCAAGGCCAGCGCATTCCTGCCGAGCTACGGCCTTGCCGAAGCGACGCTGGCGGTGTCGATCATGCCCCCGGGTGAGGGCATCCGCGTCGAGCTGGTCGAGGAAACGCAGCTTTCCGGCGTCCCTGCCGGGCAGGACCGCCCGCAACGTTACCGCGCGATCGTCAATTGCGGGAAGCCGGTGCGCGACATGGCGATCGAGATCCGCGAAGAAGACGGCACCCCGCTTCCCGAGCGCGCGATCGGCAAGGTGTGGTGCGCCGGCCCGTCGGTGATGGTCGGCTATTTCCGCGACGCCGACGCGACCGAGGCCTGCATGAAGGACGGTTGGCTCGACACAGGCGACATGGGCTATATGTCTGACGGCTATATCTATATCGTCGGCCGCGCCAAGGACATGATCATCGTCAACGGCCGCAACCATTGGCCGCAGGACATCGAATGGGCGGTGGAGCAGCTTCCCGGTTTCAAGCAGGGCGATATCGCCGCCTTTGCGATCACCACGCCGGGCGGGGAGGAAACGCCTGCGGTGCTCGTGCAATGTCGTACGTCCGACGACGCCGAGCGCAGCCGCCTGCGCGACGAGATTCGTGATCGCGTGCGCGCGGTGACCGGCATGAATTGCGTTATCGAGCTGATCCCGCCGCGCACATTGCCACGCACCAGCTCCGGCAAGCTCAGCCGCGCCAAGGCACGCAACCTCTACCTCTCCGGTGAGATCAAGCCTTATGCCATCGCCGCCTGA
- a CDS encoding RecX family transcriptional regulator — translation MAVPSERRPPRPLNAATLDQLALRYVERFATTRGKLADYLRRKIRERGWEGDLIEPAAVAERMATLGYVDDRGFAEMRAAALARRGYGGRRVADALRAAHVSESDAAIAMEPAAERSIDVALAFARRRRFGPWGRTAPDDRLRERQVAAMVRAGHSPALARRIVVSPPGVPFEGEE, via the coding sequence ATGGCCGTGCCCTCCGAACGTCGCCCGCCGCGCCCGCTAAACGCCGCCACGCTCGATCAACTGGCGCTGCGCTATGTCGAGCGATTCGCGACGACGCGCGGCAAGCTGGCCGATTATCTGCGCCGTAAGATCCGCGAGCGGGGATGGGAAGGGGACTTGATCGAGCCGGCGGCAGTGGCGGAGAGAATGGCGACGCTCGGCTATGTCGACGATCGCGGTTTCGCCGAAATGCGCGCGGCTGCGTTGGCGCGGCGTGGCTATGGCGGACGGCGCGTCGCCGATGCGTTGCGTGCGGCGCATGTCAGTGAAAGCGACGCGGCGATTGCGATGGAGCCGGCGGCTGAGCGCTCGATCGACGTCGCGCTCGCTTTCGCCCGCCGTCGTCGCTTTGGCCCGTGGGGCAGAACGGCGCCCGACGACCGGCTGCGCGAACGCCAGGTGGCGGCGATGGTGCGCGCCGGCCACTCGCCCGCGTTGGCCCGGCGGATCGTCGTTTCTCCCCCCGGTGTCCCATTCGAGGGCGAGGAATGA